The proteins below come from a single Alphaproteobacteria bacterium genomic window:
- the ppdK gene encoding pyruvate, phosphate dikinase: MTKWVYTFGPGISEGESSKEFINLLGGKGANLAEMSKIGLPVPPGFTVTTEVCTAYYENDKNYPAELDSQVVAAIAKVEEVTGKKFGCTEGNPLLLSVRSGARASMPGMMDTVLNLGLNDIAVKAVAEKAGARFAYDSYRRFITMFSDVVMGLEHHDFEAMLEAKKEAKGVEFDTELTAEDLAELCEEYKAYYEKETGKSFPQDPKEQLWAAIGAVFGSWMTERAVFYRRLNDFDDAWGTAVNVQTMVFGNMGEDCATGVAFTRNPSTGENYFYGEYLVNAQGEDVVAGIRTPHQLDEIGKQKAGCDLPSMETEMPETYAQLNDIRHKLEQHYTDVQDIEFTMEQGKLYMLQTRTGKRTAAAALKIAIDMVNEGLISKEEAILRVDPASLDQLLHPTLDPNAEKVVLTKGLPASPGAANGILVLSAEEAEEKAAEGINVVLCRVETSPEDITGMHASKGVITAKGGMTSHAAVVARSMGCPCVAGAGEISIDYAGRKITVNGTVINAGEVITIDGGTGEVMAGEVATLEPELTGDFGTLMGWADEIRTLKVRTNAETPVDAATARKFGAEGIGLARTEHMFFDTERIIAVREMILAEDLEGRKAALAKLLPMQKADFVELFKIMEGLPVTIRLLDPPLHEFLPHTDAEQAELASVMGVDVSVVKAKMEQLHESNPMLGHRGCRLGVTYPEISEMQARAIFTAAADVMKETGSTIIPEVMVPLVSMTGEFETIKAVVDAVAKEVMTETGTEFEYLVGTMIELPRAALMADKIAEAGAEFFSFGTNDLTQTTFGISRDDAGMFLPEYKEKKVIAKDPFVALDQDGVGQLVAMGKEKGRSVREGMKVGICGEHGGEPSSIDFCHRTGLTYVSCSPFRVPIARLAAAHATLKNKK; this comes from the coding sequence ATGACTAAATGGGTATACACATTCGGTCCTGGAATTTCAGAAGGCGAATCTTCAAAAGAATTCATAAATTTACTTGGTGGTAAAGGTGCAAACCTTGCTGAAATGAGTAAAATTGGACTTCCAGTTCCTCCAGGATTTACAGTAACAACAGAAGTTTGTACTGCTTACTACGAAAACGATAAAAACTATCCAGCAGAACTAGATTCTCAAGTTGTAGCAGCTATCGCTAAAGTTGAAGAAGTTACAGGTAAAAAATTCGGTTGTACTGAAGGTAATCCTCTACTTTTATCAGTTAGATCAGGTGCTAGAGCTTCTATGCCAGGTATGATGGATACAGTTCTAAACTTAGGTTTAAACGACATTGCTGTTAAAGCTGTTGCGGAAAAAGCTGGTGCAAGATTTGCATATGACTCATATAGAAGATTCATCACAATGTTCTCAGATGTTGTTATGGGTCTAGAACACCATGACTTCGAAGCTATGTTAGAAGCTAAAAAAGAAGCTAAAGGTGTTGAATTTGATACAGAATTAACTGCTGAAGATTTAGCAGAATTATGTGAAGAATACAAAGCTTACTATGAAAAAGAAACAGGTAAATCATTCCCACAAGATCCTAAAGAACAACTTTGGGCTGCTATCGGAGCTGTTTTCGGTTCTTGGATGACAGAAAGAGCTGTATTCTACAGAAGACTAAATGATTTCGATGATGCATGGGGAACAGCTGTTAATGTTCAAACTATGGTATTCGGTAACATGGGTGAAGACTGTGCAACTGGTGTTGCTTTCACAAGAAACCCATCTACAGGTGAAAACTACTTCTACGGTGAGTACTTAGTAAATGCTCAAGGTGAAGATGTTGTTGCTGGTATTAGAACTCCTCATCAATTAGATGAAATCGGAAAACAAAAAGCTGGTTGTGATCTTCCTTCAATGGAAACAGAAATGCCAGAAACTTATGCACAATTAAACGATATTAGACATAAACTAGAGCAACATTATACAGATGTTCAAGATATTGAGTTCACAATGGAGCAAGGTAAACTTTACATGCTACAAACAAGAACTGGTAAAAGAACAGCTGCTGCTGCTTTAAAAATTGCTATCGATATGGTTAACGAAGGTCTAATTTCTAAAGAAGAAGCTATTCTAAGAGTAGATCCAGCTTCTCTAGATCAATTACTTCACCCAACACTAGATCCAAATGCTGAAAAAGTAGTATTAACAAAAGGTCTTCCAGCATCTCCAGGTGCTGCTAACGGTATCTTAGTTCTATCTGCTGAAGAAGCTGAAGAAAAAGCTGCTGAAGGAATTAATGTAGTTCTATGTAGAGTTGAAACATCTCCAGAAGACATCACAGGTATGCATGCTTCTAAAGGTGTTATCACAGCTAAAGGTGGTATGACATCTCATGCTGCTGTTGTTGCTAGATCTATGGGTTGTCCTTGTGTTGCTGGTGCTGGTGAAATCTCTATCGACTATGCTGGTAGAAAAATTACAGTTAACGGAACAGTTATAAATGCTGGTGAAGTTATCACTATTGATGGTGGAACTGGTGAAGTTATGGCTGGTGAAGTAGCTACTCTAGAACCAGAACTAACAGGTGATTTCGGAACTCTAATGGGATGGGCTGATGAAATCAGAACTCTTAAAGTTAGAACAAATGCTGAAACTCCAGTTGATGCTGCTACAGCTAGAAAATTCGGAGCTGAAGGAATTGGTCTTGCAAGAACAGAACACATGTTCTTCGATACTGAAAGAATTATCGCAGTTAGAGAAATGATTCTTGCTGAAGATTTAGAAGGTAGAAAAGCTGCTCTAGCTAAATTACTACCAATGCAAAAAGCTGACTTCGTAGAACTATTCAAAATTATGGAAGGTCTTCCTGTAACAATTAGATTACTAGATCCTCCTCTACATGAATTCTTACCACATACAGATGCTGAACAAGCTGAACTAGCTTCAGTTATGGGTGTTGATGTAAGTGTTGTTAAAGCTAAAATGGAACAACTACATGAATCTAACCCTATGTTAGGTCATAGAGGTTGCCGTCTTGGTGTAACATATCCAGAAATTTCAGAAATGCAAGCAAGAGCTATCTTTACAGCTGCTGCTGATGTTATGAAAGAAACTGGCTCTACAATCATCCCTGAAGTTATGGTTCCATTAGTATCTATGACTGGTGAATTTGAAACAATTAAAGCTGTTGTTGATGCTGTAGCTAAAGAAGTTATGACAGAAACAGGAACTGAATTTGAATACCTAGTAGGTACAATGATTGAGCTTCCAAGAGCTGCTTTAATGGCTGATAAAATTGCTGAAGCTGGTGCTGAGTTCTTCTCATTCGGAACTAACGACTTAACTCAAACAACATTCGGTATCTCTAGAGATGATGCTGGTATGTTCTTACCTGAATATAAAGAGAAAAAAGTTATCGCTAAAGATCCTTTTGTAGCTCTTGATCAAGATGGTGTTGGACAATTAGTTGCTATGGGTAAAGAAAAAGGTAGATCTGTAAGAGAAGGTATGAAAGTTGGTATCTGTGGTGAACACGGTGGTGAACCTTCTTCTATTGACTTCTGTCATAGAACAGGATTAACATATGTATCATGTTCTCCATTCAGAGTTCCAATTGCAAGACTTGCAGCTGCTCATGCAACATTAAAAAATAAAAAATAA
- a CDS encoding SPFH domain-containing protein has product MGFIVLLFPVFMVLISGFRLVMQYEKGVVFTLGKYSQTKEAGLRWIIPGIQTMKKVDVRIITTDIPKQEVMTKDNIPVNINAVVYFKVKRPEDAVIKISNYFFAVTQLTQSALKDVIGTNDLDTTLSERKRIGEEIKQIVDEATDKWGIDVESINVQEVELPEDMKRAMAKQAEAERNRRALVIAASGEVEASKKMLEAAQTLEQSPITVQLKTLQTIKDISSSPSQKIILFPSELSNLLKK; this is encoded by the coding sequence ATGGGATTTATAGTTTTACTATTTCCAGTATTCATGGTTTTAATTAGTGGTTTCAGGCTAGTTATGCAATACGAAAAAGGTGTAGTTTTTACTCTAGGTAAATACTCTCAAACTAAAGAGGCTGGGCTAAGATGGATTATACCAGGAATACAAACAATGAAAAAAGTTGATGTTAGAATTATCACAACAGACATACCTAAACAAGAAGTTATGACAAAAGATAACATTCCTGTAAACATTAATGCTGTTGTTTATTTCAAGGTTAAAAGACCTGAAGATGCTGTAATTAAAATTAGCAATTATTTCTTTGCTGTTACTCAATTAACTCAATCAGCACTTAAAGATGTGATTGGGACAAATGATTTAGATACAACTCTAAGTGAAAGAAAGAGAATAGGGGAAGAAATTAAGCAAATAGTTGATGAAGCAACCGATAAATGGGGTATTGATGTAGAGTCAATTAATGTTCAAGAAGTAGAACTTCCAGAAGATATGAAAAGAGCTATGGCTAAACAAGCAGAAGCAGAGAGAAATCGTAGAGCTCTTGTAATTGCTGCATCAGGTGAGGTTGAAGCATCCAAAAAAATGCTAGAAGCTGCTCAAACACTAGAACAAAGCCCTATTACAGTACAGCTTAAAACTCTACAAACAATCAAAGATATTTCTTCTTCTCCATCACAGAAAATAATTTTATTTCCTAGTGAGTTGAGTAATCTACTAAAAAAATAA
- a CDS encoding FprA family A-type flavoprotein: MNTIEIKKDIHWVGARDWNIRNFHGYEVARGTSYNAYLIMDEKITLVDTVKEPFSNDLIDRVKSLVNLEDIDYLVCNHVEMDHSGAMPEVLKLAKNATVVTNMAASMGLKEHYNVADWKIQTVKSGDTLNIGKRNLTFVQTPMLHWPDSMVTYVAEDKLLLSNDGFGQHIATDKLFAKDNPIDIVYDEAKRYYANILYPFARQAGKALEALSGLEIEMIAPSHGCVWQGEEVAKIISLYDSWAKAEYKNKAVVIYDSMWGSTEKLARFAVEELEEQGIGTILRDVKVNHISDLISDIIDAKYVLIGSPTLNNQIMPNIAAFLCYMKGLAPHNKIGFAFGSYGWAAGAIKDIEDVFNHLKWEVPVDKYCVKYIPNGNHKEEIKEKIRELVNSN; this comes from the coding sequence ATGAACACAATTGAAATTAAAAAAGACATACATTGGGTTGGAGCAAGAGACTGGAACATCAGAAACTTTCACGGTTATGAAGTTGCAAGAGGAACAAGCTATAATGCTTATCTAATAATGGATGAAAAAATAACTCTTGTTGACACAGTAAAAGAACCTTTTTCTAATGACTTAATAGATAGAGTTAAATCTTTAGTTAATTTAGAAGATATTGATTATTTAGTTTGTAACCATGTGGAAATGGATCACTCTGGAGCAATGCCTGAAGTTTTAAAACTTGCAAAAAATGCTACAGTAGTAACAAATATGGCAGCCTCTATGGGGTTAAAAGAACACTATAATGTAGCTGATTGGAAAATCCAAACTGTTAAATCTGGAGATACTCTAAACATTGGTAAAAGAAATTTAACATTTGTACAAACTCCAATGTTGCATTGGCCGGATTCAATGGTTACATATGTAGCAGAAGATAAACTATTGCTATCTAACGATGGTTTTGGTCAACATATAGCTACAGATAAACTATTCGCTAAAGATAACCCTATAGATATAGTTTATGATGAAGCAAAAAGATACTATGCAAATATTTTGTATCCATTCGCTAGACAAGCTGGTAAAGCTCTAGAAGCTTTAAGTGGTTTAGAAATAGAAATGATTGCACCATCTCATGGATGTGTATGGCAAGGTGAAGAAGTTGCAAAAATAATTTCTCTGTATGATAGCTGGGCAAAAGCTGAATATAAAAACAAAGCTGTTGTAATATATGATAGTATGTGGGGATCTACAGAAAAACTTGCTAGATTTGCAGTTGAAGAGCTAGAAGAGCAGGGCATTGGAACAATTCTAAGAGATGTAAAGGTAAATCATATATCAGATCTAATTAGCGATATAATTGATGCCAAATATGTTTTAATAGGTAGCCCTACACTTAATAATCAAATTATGCCTAACATTGCAGCTTTCTTATGCTATATGAAAGGACTAGCTCCTCATAATAAAATTGGATTTGCATTCGGATCTTATGGCTGGGCGGCAGGAGCTATAAAAGATATTGAAGATGTATTTAATCATTTAAAATGGGAAGTTCCTGTCGATAAATATTGTGTAAAGTATATTCCAAATGGAAACCATAAAGAAGAAATAAAAGAAAAAATTAGAGAACTAGTAAACTCTAACTAG
- a CDS encoding thioredoxin family protein, whose translation MLKLRKKKIVVLGMAFVDENKNLKDYLRDLTISRDVQDKIEVVQSQELLEFLKHGVVLAPGVIVDGKLKSAGR comes from the coding sequence ATGCTTAAGCTTCGTAAGAAAAAAATAGTTGTTTTAGGTATGGCTTTTGTTGATGAGAATAAAAATTTAAAAGATTATTTGAGAGATTTAACTATTTCTAGAGATGTTCAAGATAAAATAGAGGTTGTTCAAAGCCAAGAGTTGTTAGAATTTTTAAAACATGGTGTTGTATTAGCTCCTGGTGTGATTGTTGATGGAAAACTTAAGTCGGCAGGTAGATAG
- a CDS encoding cupin domain-containing protein: MIIKTENKNNNIKIDTLLKSIKSWEGQTLPKYPSGQPEITIFRVNIPPKTKLIEHSHPGINMGVITKGELTIINEEGYEEIFKQGEVVVESVNKIHSGENRAETDLEILVFSVGVEGNSLSFYKD; this comes from the coding sequence ATGATAATAAAAACAGAAAATAAAAATAACAATATAAAAATAGACACATTATTGAAATCAATAAAAAGTTGGGAAGGGCAAACACTGCCTAAATATCCATCTGGTCAACCTGAAATCACCATATTCAGAGTTAATATACCTCCTAAAACAAAATTAATTGAACACTCTCATCCAGGAATTAATATGGGAGTTATAACAAAAGGTGAATTAACAATAATAAATGAAGAAGGATATGAAGAAATTTTTAAACAAGGCGAGGTTGTAGTAGAGTCCGTTAACAAAATTCATTCTGGAGAAAACAGAGCAGAAACAGATTTAGAAATCCTTGTTTTTTCTGTTGGGGTTGAAGGTAATTCTTTAAGCTTTTATAAAGATTAG
- a CDS encoding Smr/MutS family protein, with translation MKHFKFNKDDLSFWRNQTKDLKNKAKLEIHKNISNEVEDEEEDFLNLKLSKEEILRFRGDVKEDLIALPDLVLGEKSAGIDKNTNKKFTSGKMPIEARLDMHGMTQEQALKELISFINRSYSTGKRCVVVITGKGTFGKSKAVLKKSFPKWINYPDIRPKILSFSPAIKKDGGSGAFYVFLKRKR, from the coding sequence ATGAAACACTTTAAATTTAATAAAGATGACTTAAGCTTTTGGAGAAATCAAACAAAAGATTTAAAGAATAAGGCAAAATTAGAGATTCATAAGAATATATCAAATGAAGTTGAGGATGAAGAAGAAGACTTCCTCAATTTAAAGCTTAGTAAAGAAGAGATACTTAGATTTAGAGGAGATGTTAAAGAGGATTTGATAGCCCTACCTGATTTAGTGCTCGGAGAGAAGTCTGCGGGAATAGATAAGAATACTAATAAGAAATTTACCTCTGGTAAAATGCCTATAGAAGCTAGATTAGATATGCATGGTATGACTCAAGAACAAGCCTTGAAAGAATTAATCTCTTTTATAAATAGATCTTATTCTACTGGTAAAAGATGTGTTGTTGTGATTACAGGTAAAGGAACATTTGGCAAAAGTAAAGCTGTGTTAAAAAAGAGTTTTCCTAAATGGATTAATTATCCAGACATAAGACCAAAGATACTATCTTTCTCACCTGCTATTAAAAAAGATGGTGGTAGTGGTGCTTTCTATGTGTTTTTAAAAAGAAAAAGATAG
- a CDS encoding Tim44/TimA family putative adaptor protein, with translation MNNIPADVIFFVILAVVLLLQFNSIIGKEGKDKLRGISKQKQENLNKIVDLAKKQQEMAKNNSKDVSFLEISKAVYNKSLEVTKTVDAGIESFKKADKSFDLENFIKGVISAFGMIVLAYSRGNLVVLKTMLNDDMFEAFKEDISKRNKKEFIDNKIEKINVIKVMKAKLTGTMMYITVKFVSEQTNAIRDENGQVLKGDPEQVNEVTDVWTFARDSKSKNPNWSLVESQS, from the coding sequence ATGAACAATATACCAGCGGATGTAATATTTTTTGTAATTTTAGCAGTTGTGCTTCTATTGCAATTCAACTCTATTATAGGGAAAGAAGGTAAGGATAAATTAAGAGGAATCTCTAAACAAAAGCAAGAAAACTTAAATAAAATAGTTGATTTAGCAAAAAAACAGCAAGAGATGGCTAAAAATAACTCTAAAGATGTGAGCTTTTTAGAAATATCTAAAGCTGTTTATAATAAATCTCTAGAAGTAACTAAAACAGTTGATGCTGGGATAGAGAGCTTTAAAAAAGCTGATAAAAGTTTTGATTTAGAAAATTTTATTAAAGGGGTTATAAGTGCTTTTGGCATGATTGTTCTAGCATATTCTAGAGGTAATTTAGTTGTTTTGAAAACTATGTTAAATGATGATATGTTTGAGGCTTTTAAAGAAGATATATCTAAAAGGAATAAAAAAGAATTTATTGATAATAAAATAGAAAAAATTAATGTAATAAAAGTAATGAAAGCTAAGCTTACAGGAACAATGATGTATATAACTGTTAAATTTGTTTCAGAGCAAACAAATGCAATAAGAGATGAAAACGGTCAAGTTCTAAAAGGAGATCCTGAGCAAGTTAATGAGGTTACTGATGTTTGGACATTTGCAAGAGATTCAAAGTCTAAAAATCCTAATTGGAGTCTAGTAGAGAGTCAATCTTAA
- a CDS encoding FxsA family protein: MQHLFFILILIPFVEIFTFIKVGQLIGAMTAISITIVSAIIGIYLVKQEANNEQIKAIKKMNSGKAPVKEAISGLYLLIAGILLLIPGLVSDFIGVILLIPIFRNYFIKNTISRLNSEINTKTERTTIIINGKNFKHKYHKDYVDAEFSEKNHHNDN, from the coding sequence ATGCAACATTTATTTTTTATTTTAATTTTAATACCTTTTGTAGAAATCTTTACTTTTATTAAAGTAGGACAGCTAATAGGAGCTATGACTGCAATATCTATTACCATAGTGTCAGCCATAATCGGTATATATTTAGTTAAGCAAGAGGCAAATAATGAGCAAATAAAAGCAATCAAAAAAATGAACTCGGGTAAAGCTCCAGTTAAAGAAGCAATTTCAGGATTATATTTATTAATAGCAGGGATATTACTATTAATTCCAGGCTTAGTATCTGACTTTATAGGGGTAATCTTATTAATCCCTATATTTAGAAATTACTTCATAAAAAACACTATATCAAGATTAAATTCTGAAATAAATACAAAAACAGAGCGAACAACTATAATCATAAATGGTAAGAATTTTAAACATAAATATCATAAAGATTATGTAGATGCGGAATTTTCAGAAAAAAACCATCATAATGACAATTAA
- a CDS encoding RNA methyltransferase: MKMKQISIILVNPQMGENIGATARAMLNAGLVDLRLVAPRDGWPNPKADAMASGAIEVLENAKVFATTQEAIEDLNFVLATTARLRDMEKEIFTPNSAAKECVARINKSQKCGVLFGCERSGLSNDDVVLADAIINVPLNPNFSSLNLAQAVLLITYEFYQATLSKDDLEAIKIKSSPAPKKELEFFLSKLESDLDEVKFFSNPGQKPNTMRNIRNLFDRAELSSQEIRTLFGIIKSLKK; this comes from the coding sequence ATGAAAATGAAGCAGATTTCGATAATATTAGTTAATCCTCAAATGGGAGAAAATATAGGGGCTACAGCTAGAGCTATGTTAAATGCAGGTCTAGTTGATTTAAGATTAGTTGCTCCTAGAGATGGTTGGCCTAATCCAAAAGCAGATGCTATGGCATCTGGAGCTATAGAGGTGTTAGAAAATGCTAAAGTGTTTGCAACAACACAAGAAGCTATTGAGGACTTAAATTTTGTTTTAGCTACTACAGCAAGACTTAGAGATATGGAAAAAGAAATATTTACTCCTAATTCTGCTGCTAAAGAATGTGTAGCAAGGATTAATAAATCTCAAAAATGTGGAGTTTTATTTGGTTGTGAAAGATCAGGGTTGTCAAATGATGATGTTGTGTTAGCGGATGCTATTATAAATGTACCGTTAAATCCTAATTTTTCATCTCTAAACTTAGCTCAAGCGGTATTGCTTATAACTTACGAGTTCTATCAAGCAACTTTATCAAAAGATGATTTAGAGGCTATTAAAATTAAAAGCTCCCCTGCTCCGAAAAAAGAGCTGGAGTTTTTCTTATCAAAACTAGAATCTGATTTAGATGAGGTAAAGTTTTTCTCTAATCCTGGACAAAAACCTAATACTATGAGAAATATAAGAAACCTATTCGATAGAGCTGAATTATCATCTCAAGAGATCAGAACTCTTTTTGGAATTATTAAATCATTAAAAAAATAA
- the obgE gene encoding GTPase ObgE, with product MKFLDQAKIYLKSGDGGAGCVSFRREKYIAEGGPDGGNGGRGGHIIFKAVKNLNTLIDFRYTQHFKAQKGMHGAGRSRSGKKGEDLIIKVPVGTQILDENNETVLFDMLEDGKEVMFLKGGDGGFGNEKYKSSTNQAPRKKLDGFPGEEAWVWLRLKLIADVGLLGLPNAGKSTFLSVTTHAKPKIADYPFTTLAPNLGVVKIHDKEFVIADIPGLIEGAYEGHGLGDRFLGHVERTNILLHLVDGTSEDVETDYKVIRNELKMYGGDLYEKPSILVLNKIDALTEEQIEERKSILEKASGQTVVTMSSVSRNNVNNTLDLLLKEVEKGRAKEAEEKAKEEAKEYENEADFDNIS from the coding sequence ATGAAGTTTTTAGATCAAGCAAAAATTTATTTAAAAAGTGGTGATGGCGGAGCTGGTTGTGTTAGTTTCCGTAGAGAAAAATACATAGCTGAAGGTGGTCCAGATGGGGGTAATGGTGGTCGTGGAGGTCATATTATCTTTAAAGCTGTAAAGAATTTAAACACTCTTATTGACTTTAGATATACTCAGCACTTTAAAGCACAAAAAGGTATGCATGGTGCCGGTAGAAGTAGATCTGGTAAAAAAGGCGAAGATTTAATAATAAAAGTTCCTGTTGGAACTCAAATCCTTGATGAGAACAATGAAACAGTACTTTTCGATATGCTTGAAGACGGTAAAGAAGTTATGTTCTTAAAAGGTGGTGATGGTGGTTTTGGTAATGAAAAATATAAAAGTTCTACAAACCAAGCTCCTAGAAAAAAACTAGATGGATTCCCAGGAGAAGAAGCTTGGGTTTGGTTAAGACTTAAACTTATCGCTGATGTTGGACTATTAGGACTTCCTAATGCAGGTAAATCAACATTCTTGTCTGTTACAACTCATGCTAAGCCTAAAATAGCGGACTACCCTTTTACAACTCTTGCCCCTAATCTGGGTGTGGTTAAAATTCATGATAAAGAATTTGTTATTGCTGATATACCGGGGCTTATAGAAGGAGCTTATGAAGGACATGGTCTTGGCGATAGATTCTTAGGTCATGTAGAAAGAACTAATATTTTATTACATCTTGTTGACGGTACAAGTGAAGATGTTGAAACAGACTATAAAGTGATTCGAAATGAGCTTAAAATGTATGGAGGAGATTTATATGAAAAGCCTTCTATACTTGTTCTAAATAAAATTGATGCTTTGACAGAAGAGCAAATAGAAGAAAGAAAATCTATACTTGAAAAAGCCTCTGGACAAACAGTTGTTACTATGTCAAGTGTTAGTAGAAATAATGTTAATAACACATTGGATTTATTGCTAAAAGAAGTTGAAAAAGGTAGAGCTAAAGAAGCTGAAGAAAAAGCTAAAGAAGAAGCAAAAGAGTATGAAAATGAAGCAGATTTCGATAATATTAGTTAA
- a CDS encoding glutathione S-transferase family protein, whose translation MKLVYYNFCPFSRASRIALLEKQISFSLDNINPWESFDDNIVVSSVSNIPMIVEELEGNKKINIFSTPSIYEYLEDINKETLLYDGSVFINAEIRRIVSWMDVDFFNTVSSKLIEEKIIKRIKNREFPNSIEIKSAYDNLSYHMEYLDYLTSKRKWMAGNSFSMADICVASHLSILDYLGDIRWNEYPNAKDWYVKIKSRPSFRELLEDRIGNIIPSSNYNNLDF comes from the coding sequence ATGAAATTAGTTTATTATAATTTTTGCCCATTTTCCAGAGCATCAAGAATAGCTCTTTTAGAGAAGCAAATTTCATTTTCATTAGATAATATAAATCCTTGGGAAAGTTTTGATGATAATATTGTTGTTAGCTCTGTTTCTAATATACCTATGATAGTTGAGGAGTTAGAAGGTAACAAAAAGATTAATATATTCTCTACTCCTTCTATATATGAATATTTAGAGGATATTAACAAAGAGACTCTTTTATATGATGGCTCTGTATTTATTAATGCTGAAATTAGAAGGATAGTTTCGTGGATGGATGTAGATTTCTTTAATACAGTTTCTTCAAAGCTGATAGAAGAAAAGATTATTAAGAGGATAAAAAACAGAGAGTTCCCTAATTCTATAGAAATTAAGTCTGCATATGATAACTTAAGCTACCATATGGAGTATTTAGATTACTTAACATCTAAAAGAAAATGGATGGCTGGGAATAGCTTTTCTATGGCAGATATATGTGTTGCCTCTCATTTATCAATATTAGATTACTTAGGAGATATAAGGTGGAATGAGTATCCTAATGCTAAAGATTGGTATGTTAAAATAAAATCTAGACCATCTTTCAGAGAATTATTAGAAGACCGAATTGGCAATATTATTCCTAGCTCAAACTATAATAACTTAGATTTCTAA
- the rpoZ gene encoding DNA-directed RNA polymerase subunit omega, producing the protein MARITVEDCLSKVDNHFDLVIVAAKRARQISNGAFVDYDGEFVSKEDKAAIIALREIAHDLVSVDELKENVIKGYRKISEIEEANDFEEDIEFDSFDDPEMISANVEEEIKEDELSILDEITEEADKA; encoded by the coding sequence ATGGCTAGAATTACAGTTGAAGATTGTTTATCAAAAGTTGATAATCATTTTGATTTAGTAATAGTTGCTGCTAAAAGAGCAAGACAAATATCAAACGGAGCTTTTGTTGATTATGATGGAGAATTTGTATCAAAAGAAGATAAAGCTGCTATTATTGCTCTAAGAGAAATTGCTCATGACTTAGTATCAGTAGATGAACTAAAAGAAAATGTTATTAAAGGATACAGAAAAATATCTGAAATTGAAGAAGCTAATGACTTTGAAGAAGATATCGAGTTTGATAGCTTCGACGATCCTGAAATGATATCAGCTAATGTAGAGGAAGAAATCAAAGAAGACGAACTATCTATATTAGATGAAATAACAGAGGAAGCTGATAAAGCTTAA
- the acpS gene encoding holo-ACP synthase codes for MILGIGTDIVNISRIEESINKFGDSFIKRCFTESEIAESNKKKERACFFAKRFAAKEAFFKALGTGFTHRVSWQDVNISNNEYGKPEIEISGTSKDILEKISKDAKIFISMSDDAPYATATIIIEG; via the coding sequence ATGATATTGGGGATAGGTACAGATATAGTAAACATATCAAGAATAGAAGAATCAATCAATAAATTTGGGGATTCTTTTATAAAGAGATGTTTTACTGAATCGGAAATAGCTGAGTCCAATAAGAAAAAAGAAAGAGCCTGCTTTTTTGCAAAGAGATTTGCAGCTAAAGAGGCTTTTTTCAAAGCATTAGGGACAGGATTTACTCATAGAGTATCTTGGCAAGATGTAAACATTAGCAATAATGAATATGGAAAACCAGAAATAGAAATATCAGGAACATCTAAAGATATTTTAGAAAAAATTTCTAAAGATGCTAAAATATTTATATCTATGAGTGATGATGCTCCTTATGCAACAGCTACTATTATAATTGAGGGATAG